TGTTCTCGCAAGCCCCGGAATTCGGCCAGCAATATCGCCAGCGGCTCGGCGGCGCATTGGCCGAGCTCAAGACCGTGGTCGCCGATTTCGATGCCGACGCCAAGCGCAACGACCTCGACCGCAAGCAGGCGCTCGACCAGATGCGGATCAGTTCGGATCTGTTCATCCAGGACAGGGCGGCGAGCATGGAGCGCACCATCCACCGCTACGACGATCTTTCCGCGCAGGACCAGGCCTATCGCACCTCCGGCCCGTTCGGGCGCGTTGCCGCCATCGCGACCCACTACGACCCGGCGCTCGTCGACGGCACGCTCGACGATTTCGAGCCGGCCGTTCCCGTGACGATCGAAGGCTTCGTCGCGGCGGGCGCCGGCTTCTTCCTCGCGCTCATCGCCATGGCTCTCGGCGGGCGGGCGTGCTCCGGCGTGTTTCGCCGTGTCCGCGGCGGCCGGCCGCGCTACGGCTGATCACGCTCTTGCGGCCGCCGCGTTGCGTCGCGTTTTCGCCAGCATTTCCAGCGTTCTTCGGCCATCGGTGCCGCCGCCGCGATCGTTACCCACAGCAACGAAGCAGAATGTTTCCTCGGTGCTGGACAGGCCGCGCCGAAGCCCTTATAAGCCGCTCGTCCGCTGCAGACGGCTTCCGCCTGTCGCGAGCGCCCAGGTAGCTCAGTTGGTAGAGCATGCGACTGAAAATCGCAGTGTCGGTGGTTCGATTCCGCCCCTGGGCACCACTTCCCTTTTGAAGATCATCATCCGCTCGTCTCCCGGCCGCCCCGATCTGCGGGCTTCGCGTCCGATCGCGCCTTTCTGTGCTAAGCGATCCCGTACGGCCGCACGCATTGGGATGTCGGCATGAACGACGATCAGATCATCGGGTCCACGTCCGTGCCGCCGGTGCTGGAGACCGAGAGACTGTTCCTCAGCGGCCACAGCGTACGCGATTTCGAACCGCTCGCCGCGATGTGGCAGGCCCCTGCGATCGTCGACAGCATCCTCGGCGGCAAGCCCGCGACACCGCGTGAATCCTGGCTGCGGTTGCTGCGATATCGCGGCCTGTGGCCGCTGCTCGGGTTCGGGTACTGGGCCGTTCGCGAAAAGGCATCCGGCCGCTATGCCGGCGATCTCGGCTTCGCCGACTTCCACCGCGACACGGAACCCTCGATCAAGGGCCTGCCCGAAGCCGGCTGGGCGCTTGCGCCATGGGCGCATGGGCAGGGCTACGCCACTGAAGCCCTCACGGCGGCGCTGACGTGGCTGGACGGGGAGCGGCGGTTCTCCCGCAGCGTCTGCCTGATCGATCCGGCCAACGCGCCTTCCATCCGCGTCGCCGAGAAGGCCGGCTTCCGCGACCGGCGTTCCGCCGTCATGGACGGCCGGGAGACACTGCTGTTCTCCCGCACCATCTCCTCCACAGCGGAGGCCTGAGCACGGACGAGTGGGCCCGGGAGGCGGCTGCGCCGGGCAACCGGGCGGGCCGCGAGGATCATTATTCTAGAAACGGCGCGGGAATTGATGATATCCGGTTGCCGAGGCCACCCGCGCCGCGTAGACCACGCCCGGCGGTACGCCGCCATGTTGCACTCCGGCGGCTGTTTTTCCTAAACTCGTGCAAGCGCTTCCCGCGGCCTGACGGGAATGGCCCGCCTCTGCGGACGGATCGGTTCGATGCTCAGCAACAAGGGAAAGTACGGTCTGAAGGCGCTGGTTCACCTGGCCGGCCTGCCGGCAGGGCAGACGGCGCTCGCCGCCCAGATCGCCGAGCAGAACAACATTTCCAAGAAGTTCCTCGACGCCATTCTCAACGACCTGCGCAATGCCGGACTGGTACGCAGCAAGAAGGGCCCCGGCGGCGGCTACGCGCTGGCGCGGCCGGCGGGCGAGATCATGGTCGGCCAGGCGATCCGCGTGCTCGACGGGCCGCTGGCGCCGATCGGCTGCGCCTCGCGCACGGCCTACCTGCCCTGCGACGACTGTGCCGACGTCTCGACCTGTTCCGTCCGGCTGATGATGCTGCAGGCCCGCGACGCCATGGCCGAGGTGCTCGACCGCGCTTCCATCGCCGACATGCGCGAGCAGGCGCAGACGGCCGGCCGGGCGATGGTCTACGATATCTGACCCGACCGTTCCGGCCGCGGCGCGGCGGGCAACCGCCTCTTTCGGCCCGCCTTCGGAGATGCCAGACGATGCCAGCGCGCCGGCGGCCGATGTTCAAGCGTCTCCTGACCGTCGCGAAACGGATCGGTCTGGTCGCGGCCGCGGTCCTCGTCACGCTCCTCGCCGTGCGCATATGGGATGTCGAGCGCGGCCCTCCGCTTGAGCCGTGGCACAGCTTCGTACCGCACGAACTCTCCGTGGCCGAGATGGACCACGGCGACTGGCAGACCTACCTCGCTGCGGAGGACAAGGCGTTCCAGAGCGTGCGGACGCAGGTCACGGAGAAGCTCGACACCGAGGACCGCACGCCGATCAACCGCTATTTCAGCGGCAGCCGTATCTACCCGCCCGGCTTCGCGAAGGACTGGAACCGCTCCTATGAGATGATGCCGTCCGGAGCGGTGCGCGGAGCCGTGGTGCTGCTCCATGGCCTGACGGATTCGCCCTACAGCCTGCGCCATGTCGCCGATCTCTATGCGGCACGGGGTTTCGTCGCGGTGGGCGTGCGCCTACCGGGGCACGGCACCGTACCGGGAGGCCTCACCGAGGGCACGTGGCAGGACTGGATGGCCGCGACCCGCCTCGCCATGCGCGAGGCCCGGCGGCTGGCGGGGCCGGACGGCCCGATCCATATCGTCGGCTATTCGAACGGCGGTGCGCTCGCTCTGCTCTATACCCTCGACAGCCTCGACGACAGCGCTTTGCCGCGGCCGGCGAAGGTTGTTCTGCTGTCACCCATGGTCGGCGTCACGGAATTCGCCCGTTTCGCCGGGCTCGCGGCCCTTCCGGCGGTGCTGCCTGCCTTCGCCAAGGCGGCATGGCTCAACATCCTGCCCGAGTTCAACCCGTTCAAGTACAACTCCTTCCCGGTGAACGCCGCGCGGCAATCCTACCTGCTGACGCAGGCCGTGCAGGAGGCCATCGCCAGCCACGCCGGCGACGACAGCCTGAAGGAGTTCCCACCGGTCCAGACGTTTCTCTCCGTCCTCGACACCACGGTCAGCACGGCAGCGGTCGTGGACGCGCTCCACGCCGTGCTGGCCGAGGCGCGCAGCGAACTCGTGCTGTTCGACATCAACCGTAATGCCGACGTCGATTCGCTCGCCATGTTTCGCCCGAGCACGCTCGCTGCCTTGTCGGACCTGCTGCCCCCCGCGCCGCGGCCGTTCCGGTCGATCGTCGTCACCAACCGGAACCGCGCGACGCCGGACATGGAGGCACTCGTCACAGAAGCCGGGGCGACGGGCACGACCGCGATTCCTCTGCCGCTCACCTATCCCCACGACGTCTATTCGCTATCCCACATCGCCGTGCCGTTTCCGTTGTCGGATGGGCTCTACGGCCTCGATCCGGCCGAGACGCCTGCGGAGGACTTCGGCATCTCGCTCGGCACGCTCTCCTCCCGCGGGGAAAGCCGGGCGCTGGTGGTCGGCATGGACTTCATCATGCGGATGCAGTCGAACCCGTTCTTCCCGTACATGGCGGAGCGGATCGCGGCGGATCTGCCGCCGCCCGAGGCTCCCGCGTCCGCAGCCAGCCCGGACTAGAGCGCTTTCCGATCTGATGGAATCATCAGACCGACAAGAAATCGCTCCAGATTCAAAAGCTTGAGCATATCCTTGTCGTTCAGATCGATCCGATCTGAACGGGATATGCTCTAAGATCGGCCACGCCCGAAAGGATCACGCCGCATCCGGCCTCGTGTCTTCACGCGGTTGGCCGGAGAGCAGGTCCGCGACCCAGCGCAGCGACGGCGCGTGAGCGCACAGCGTGAGCGCGGCGATGAGGAACGGCACGGCCAGCAGGATGCCGGCAATGCCCCAGAGGAAGCCCCAGAGGAAGATTGCAAGCAGCACCATCACGGGCGAGATCGCCAGCGCCTTGCCGGCGATGCGCGGCTCCAGATAGCTGCCCGAGACGAACTGGATGACGTTGAGGCTGAGGAACACGAACAGCGCCATCCGCCAGGATTCGAGCTGGATCAGCGCGAACAGCGTGGGCAGCAAGGTGGCGACGAACGGGCCGATGAACGGGATGTAGTTCATCGCGAACGCAATCACCCCCCATGCGAGCGCAAGTTCCAGCCCGGAGGCGAGCGTGAACGCCCAGACGACGGCGCCGGTGGCGAGGCTGACGACGGAACGCACGAGCATGTGCGTCTGCATCTTGCCGGCCATGTCGGCCCCTGCTTCGATGAGGAAACGGCCGGCATCGTACCGGCGCAAGGCGGCGAGCTGGCTGCGGAAGACACCGACTTCGAGAAGCCCGAGGATCATGAAAAGGAACATGACCACGAGGAAGCTGCTGAGGCTCTGGAGCAGCCCGGAGACTTCCTGAAACACTCTGAGCAGCCAGCGGACGTCGAAATTCTCAGTGATCAGGCCGGCCATCACGAAGCCATGCGCCTCGAACCACGCGTCGGCCTGGGCATAGAGCGCCTGGAAACGACCGATATTGGCAAGAAGCCACGCGCCGACGCGGCGGAAGCTCCAGACCACCAGGCTCAGCATCGCTCCGACGACCGCGAGCGAGACAAGGACGGTCACGACCGCCGCGAACCCCGTCGACATCCAACGCTGCAGCCGGCGCTGCACCGGCCAGACCACGGCGACGAGATAGAACGCGAACGCGACCGGAGCGAGGAACGACCGGGTGAGAAACAGGCAGGCGCCGATCATGATGGCGGCGATGATGCCGATCATCACCTTGGTCGAGACATCCGTCGACATGCGCCCTCCCCGGCAGGGTCCGTCTCACGAGACCCCGCTCGGGTCCCTAACCGGCACGACGGCAGCGCAGGGGCGGCACGCCCGCCCGAATCGCCCCTGCCCCGAGACCTCTCGGACGACCATGCGGCATCGCTGAGCCAATCGTAAGCGCCTGCATGCCGCACGCCTGCGAACGCGCGCGAATTCAGGCCGACGCGGGGCCTGCGCGGACGACGGGCACGGACGCCCACTGCTTATGTCGGCGGGGAAGCCTGGAGGTCATGACAGGCCGCCGATCTCAGCCGTCGGCGGACAGGAGCGAGGAGAGCGACCAGGGCGCGACGTCCGAGATGCGCTCGATATCGTCCACCCGCCACTTGCCGTCGGTCTTGATCATGATGAAGACGATCTCGCTCGGCATGCCGTTGACGCTGAAGGTGGCGGACGACATCGCCGTGCCGCCGACCTCGACCGGCTGACTCAGGGCGAAGTTCGACAGGTCGTCGTCGAAGCCGTCGATGACCGGATCGAAGCCGAGCCGGCCCAGCACGCCGCCCTCGGCGGCTCCGCCGCGGTCGAGAGCCTCGATCAGCTTCAGAAGCCGTGGTGTGAAATAGGCCTTCCGACGGCTCGCATCGAAAGCGGAAACGGCCGGACTATCCGGCGAGCCGTCGAGATAGGGTTCGTAGATGGCTGCGAGCAGGTCGCCAGGCGTGTCGTTGACATAGTCGGCCGGGGCCTTCGCCGGCTTTGGGGCTGCCGGGTTCGCCGGAGCCGGGGCGGCAGCGGGCGGCGTCGCGGCAGGGGCCGGTGCGCCGGACGCCGGCGCGGGGGCGGCATCCCCGGCAAGAGCTGCAAACGGCGTTGTGCCGGCGAGCGCGGCGGCCAGCAGCAGGACACCGACGCCGGGCAGGCGGCGAACGTTGCGATGTGAGAGCGTCATATGTTCCATTCCGAACCAGTCCCCTACCCCGGAAGCCGCCGGTGCGAGCGCGGCGCCGCCGCCGATCGGAGGCGCCCGAACGTTCCGCCGCGAACTCTGCCACGCCAATCCGGGCAACGGCATGGCGCCGATGCAGCCTGACATCAGCAGTAAGGCCGCAGGGCGCCCTTTCAAGCCGGACCGGCGAAGCGCGCCGTCCCGCGCCGCAGCCGGCCGATCAGCCCCTCTCGGCCATTGCGACCCAGCTGTCCTCGTCGATCACCTCGATGCCGAGTTCGGCGGCTTTCTTCAGCTTCGAACCCGCGCCCGGACCGGCGACCACCAGATCCGTCTTCGCCGAAACCGAGCCAGCGACCTTCGCCCCCATCGCCTCAGCGCGGGCCTTGGCCTCATCACGGGTCATGCGCTCCAGCGAGCCGGTGAACACCACGGTCTTTCCCGCGATTGGCGAATCGCCCACCGCGCGTGCTTCGGCCGCCTCGGGCTCGATCTGCGCCAGCAATGCCGCCAGCGCCTCGCGATTGTGGGCCTCGGCGAAGAAATCCACCACTGCCTGCGCGACCACCTCGCCAATGCCGTCGATGGTGTTGAGGTCCGCCCAGGCTTCCGAACCGTGGTCGGCCGCAGCCTCCATAGCGCTCTGGAACGCCGCCCAGGTGCCGTAGGCGCCGGCCAGCAGCTTCGCCGTGCTCTCGCCGACATGGCGAATGCCGAGAGCGAAGATCAGACGGTGGAGCGCGATCCTCCGGCGCGCCTCGATGGCCGCGAACAGGTTGCGGACCGAGGTCGGCCCGAAACCTTCGCGATCCTTGAGCTTCTTCAGCGAGACCGCATCGCGCGCCTCCAGCGTGAAGATGTCGGCCGGGCCGTTGATGAGGCCGTCGCGATGGAACGCCTCGATCTGCTTGTCGCCGAGGCCTTCGATATCGAAGGCATGCCGGGAGGCGAAGTGCTTCAGCCGCTCGACCGTCTGCGCCGCGCAGATCAGACCGCCGGTGCAGCGGCGCACCACGTCCTCGCGGCCGGTGCGTGGGTTGACCTCTCGCACCGCGTGGCTGCCGCACACCGGACACGTCGTCGGGAAGACGAACGGCACCGCGTCGGCCGGTCGCTTGTCGAGCACCGGCTGCACGATCTGCGGGATGACGTCGCCGGCGCGCTGAACCACCACCGTGTCGCCGACCCTCACATCCTTGCGGCGGATCTCATCCTCATTGTGCAGCGTGGCGTTGGAGACGACGACGCCGCCCACGGTCACCGGCCTGAGCTTGGCAACGGGCGTGAGCGCGCCGGTGCGGCCGACCTGGATTTCGATGCCTTCGAGCACGGTCGTCGCCTGCTCGGCGGGGAACTTGTGGGCGATGGCCCAGCGCGGGCTGCGGGACACGAAGCCGAGCCGCGCCTGAAGATCGAGACGGTCGACCTTGTAGACCACGCCGTCGATGTCATAGCCGAGGTTGGCGCGGTTCTCCTCAATCTCATGGTAGACGGCGAGGAGTTCGGCGACGGTCGAGCATCGCCGCATCCGCGGATTGACCTGGAAGCCCCACGCGCCGAAACGCTGCACCATGGCGAACTGGGTCGTCTCCGGCACCCGGCTCATCTCGCCCCAGGCATAGGCAAAGAACTTCAGGGGCCGCGAAGCCGTGATCGCCGGATCGAGCTGGCGCAGGGACCCGGCGGCGGCGTTGCGCGGATTGGCGAACACCTTGCCGCCGGCTCCGGCCATGCGCGCGTTCAGTGCCGCGAAAGCGGCATGGGCCATGTAGACCTCGCCGCGGACTTCCACGATGTCCGGCGCATCCTCCGGCAGGGTGTCCGGAATGTCGTCGATGGTGCGGGCATTGGCGGTGACGTTCTCGCCCGTGGTGCCGTCGCCGCGCGTCGCGGCGATCTCCAGCCTGCGATTCACGTAAGTCAGCGACAGCGAAAGCCCGTCGATCTTGGGTTCGGCGGTGACGATGAGTTCGTCCTCGGGCGCGAGCCTCAGGAAGCGACGCACGCGAGCCTCGAAATCGACCACGTCCTCATCGGCGAATGCATTGTCGAGCGACAGCATCGGGATGCGGTGCCGGACCTGGCCGAATTCCACCGCCGGCTCGGCACCGACCGTACGGCTCGGGCTTTCAGGCGTCGCGAGCGCCGGGAAGCGTCGTTCCAGCGCCAGCAGGCGCAGCCGAAGCGCGTCGTATTCCGCGTCGGAGACGGTCGGCGCGTCCTCGCGATAATAGGCGCGGTCGTGGCCGCGGATTTCCTCCGCCAGCGCGGCATGCTCGCGGCCGGCCTCGGCTTCGCTCAGCGCCTCGACGGCAGGCAGCGCGGAAGGGGTCGACGGCATGGATGTCTCTCGCATTCGGCAGTGATCTGATCAGGGCGAATTAGCACGGAAGCGTGCCGCACGCATCCGCCGCACCAGGACAGTGACCGGTACCGGTGGGCAAGCTCGGGTTCATTCCGCGGCGGTGGCGAGCCGGCCACGGCGCGCGAGCACGGCCCTGAGCGGCGCCGGCTTCACCGGCTTGTTGATGATGGCGATGCCGAGCGCCTGTGCCCGCGCCCGCAGGTCGGCCGAACGGTCTGCCGTCACCAGGACCGCACCCAGCGCCGCGCCCCAGCGGGCCCGCAGCGCCGCGATGACGTCGATCCCGTTGGCCTCTCCGAGATGGAAGTCGACCAGCATGACCTCCGGGACGAAGCCGCGCACGTCGGCCTCGGCGATCGCGGCCTCGAGACCGGACACCGCCAGCACCCGGTGGCCCCACCCGGTGAGGAGGGATGTCATGCCGTCGAGAATATCAGGCTCATTGTCGATGCAGAGAATATCGAGGCCCCGCGAGGCAGCCGGAAGAGCGGCCGGCGGCGCCGCAGGCAGCGCCGGGGCTGGCGTCGGCGCGGATGGCAGTTCCACCGCGAACCGGGAGCCCTTTCCGGTCCGGGACCATACCCTGATCGGCAGGTCGAGCATCCGGCCGATGCGCTCCACGATCGAGAGGCCGAGACCGAGGCCGTGAACCGTGCGGCCGGCGGCCTGGCCGGTATCGAGGCGGCGGAATTCCTTGAAAACCTCGTCCAGCTTCGACCCGGGAATGCCGATGCCGGTGTCGACCACCTCGATCGCGACCCGGCCGTGCCGGCGCCGGCACCCGACCACGACGCCTCCGCGCTCGGTGTATTTGATGGCGTTGGAGACGAAGTTCTGGAGAAGCCGGCGCACCAGCCGCCGGTCGGACCGCACCGAGAGCGAGGTCGGCACAATGACGAGCCTGAGCCCCCGGGCACGGGCGATCGGCTCGAACTCCACACGCAGGGTCGAGAAGATGTCTTCCAGCCGGAAGGCGGTGATCTCCGGCTTCAGCGCACCGGCATCGAGCTGCGAGATGTCGAGAAGCGCGCCGATGATCTCCTCGACCGATTCCAGTGACGCCTCGATCTTCTCCACGAGGGGCGCCTGCTCCGAGGTGCGAAGCCGTTCGACCAGCGTGGAGACATAGAGCCGGGCGGCGTTGAGCGGCTGGAGGATGTCGTGACCGGCGGCGGCGAGGAAGCGCGTCTTGCCGATATTGGCCTCGTCCGCCGCCGCCTTGGCGCGGGTCAATTCACGGTTGAGGCGCTCCAGTTCGGCGGTGCGCTCGCGAACCCGGCGCTCCAGCGTCTCGTTGGCGCGCGCCAGGGCTTCCGCGGCGAGCACGCGGTCGGTCATGTCGGCGAGCAGCAGCACCACGCCGCCGTCCGGCATCGGGCTCGAATGGATCTCGACGATGCGGCCGACAGAGGCGAGCCGGCGTTCGAGCGTGGTGCCGGCGCCGGACAGGAGATCGGCCAGCCGCGTCTCGATGATGGCCTCCGCGCTGCGCTGGGCCGGATCGCTGGACTGGAGATCGCCGCGCTCGGCGATCTGGTGAAGGATCGCCCGCAGCGACGTGCGCACCTCCACGATCTCGGGCGGGATGTCGAGGAGCCGATGGAACTGGCGGTTCCAGCATGACAGCCGCAGTTCGCTGTCGAACACCGCGATGCCCTCGTGGACCTGCTCCAGCGCGGTCTGCAGCAGGTCGCGATTGTGCCGGATGGCGGCGGTCGCGTCGTCGAGCAGCTTGTAGGCGCGCTTGGCGGCGGGATCGCGCTGCCGGATCAGCGAGGACAGCACCAGCCGCGACGAGGCGGAGCCGACCGCGCTCGCCAGCAGCCGCTCGGAGAACCGCAGCAGTTCGGCATCGGCCGCTGCTTTCGGCTGCAGCAGGATGCCCCGCCCGCGCTCGTGGCCCTCGAACGCAGCGTCGGTACGGGCCTCGCCGAGATAGCGCGCGATGGTGGCCTTGAGGTCGCTGACGGTGACCGCGGTCCGCCACAGCCGCAGATTCGGCACGGGGCCGAGATCGCTGGGCACGAACTGGGAGGCCTGCAGCCGCTCGCTCAACTCCGGCGGGCGCATCAGCGACACCGCGATATAGGCGGCGAGGTTGACCGCGAGACTCCAGAACACACCGTGGATGAACGGATCGAAGGTGAACGAGAACAGCGCCTGCGGCCGAAGCAGCCAGATGCCGAGCGGACCATCGGTGATGAGGCTCTCCGGCAGCAGGCCCGTGGCGACGAAGTTCGGCAACAGCAGCGTGTAGGTCCAAAGCGCGAAGCCCGACACCATGCCGGCGATGGCGCCGCGCGCGGTCGCCCGCCGCCACACCATGCCGCCGAAGAAGGCCGGTGCGATCTGGGCGACAGCGGCGAACGCGAGCAGCCCGATCTGCGCGAGCGCCGCAGCACCGCCGACCGCCCGATAATAGCCGTAGGCGAGCATGATCACCGCGACGATGGCCGCGCGGCGGACGAGAAGAAGCCGGCGCCCCATGTCCGCGCCGCTGCCGCCCGTGCCGCCTGCCGCTGGCGACACCCCGAACCTCCGCTCGCGACGGCTCAACATCAGCGGGAAGATGAGGTCGTTGGAAATCATGATCGAGAGGGCGACGGATTCGACGATGACCATTGCCGTCGCGGCGGAAAGCGCGCCCGCGAAGGCGATCAGCGCCACACCGTTGGCCCCGGTCGAGAGCGGCAGGGCGAGCACGAAGGTATCGGCATCGACGCTGCCGCCGAAGGTCAGCAGGCCCGCGGCCGCCACCGGCACGACGAAGAGGTTGATAGCCAGCAGATAAAGCGGGAACAGCCAGGCGGCGCGGGTGAGTTCAGCCGGTCCTGTGTTCTCGGTCACGGCGACGTGGAACTGGCGCGGCAGCAGGAGGGCTGCGACGAAGGACAGTGCGAGCTGCACGATCCAGGGACCGCCGTCCGGCGGCGAGGCGAACACCGCGGCGATGTCGGGATGGGCCATCAGGTCGGCGATCAGCGGGCCGGCGCCGCCGAACATGACGAAGGTGACATAGGTGCCGACGATGAGGAAGGCGCAGAGCTTGACGACCGACTCGGCGGCGATCGCCAGCATCATGCCTTCCTGATGCTCGGTCGCATCGGCATGGCGGGTGCCGAACAGGATGGAGAACGCCGCCATGGCGAGCGCGACCAGGAGCGAGATGTCGCCGAACCGGGCCGCTCCGGCGCCGGCGGCCGCCATCTCAGGCCCGCCCAGATGGGCGACGAGCGTCTCGACGGAAATCGAGACGGCCTTGAGCTGGAGAGCCAGATAGGGGATCGAGCCGACCACCGCGATCAGCGTCACGACGGCCGCCACCACCTGGCTCTTGCCGTAGCGCGCGGCCACGAAGTCCGCGACGGACGTGATGCGTTCGAGCTTGGCGAGGTAGATCACGCGGGCGAGCAGCGGACGGCCGACGGTGAACAGCAGCGCCGGGCCGATATAGATCGTCAGGAACGACAATCCGCTGGTCGATGAGAGGCCGACGGAACCAAGAAAGGTCCAGGACGTACAATAGACGGCGAGCGACAGCGCGTAGATCGAGCTGCGGCCCGTGCCGCGTGCGGCCCGGCCGTGCCCGCGCGCCGCCTGCCGGTCCCCGTAGCTCGCGACGGTGAACAGGAGCCCGATATAGCCGACGATGACGACCAGGATGATCGAGACCTGGAGCATGACAGCGCGTGTGCCCTCCCGCTCCGGGTGCCGAGTGACATGATCGTCCCTAAGGACCATCGGCAGCCGAAGGTTGCATGTCCGTTCGCGGACATTGCGTTCTGACTTGATCCGCAATCGGACCATATCGCCCGCACGCTGTCCATGAGTTCAGGCGGAGAGCGTCAGGCGGGCCGCCTCAGGTGGACAGCCGGCGAGCCGGCCCTCACAATATCACGCGGGGCGGCAACGCCCGGCACCACGGAACCCGCAGAAGAGGTCGACGATGAGCAGCATTCTGAAGGAATTCCGCGATTTCGCCATCAAGGGCAACATGCTCGATCTCGCCATCGGCGTGATCATCGGCGGCGTGTTCGGGGCTATCGTCTCGTCGCTCGTGCAGGACATCCTGATGCCGCCGATCGGGCTTGCGCTCGGCGGCGTCGATTTCACCAACATGTTCGTCACGCTCCGCGACGGCACGCCGCCCGGGCCCTATGTGAGCCTCGCTGCCGCCCAGGCCGCCGGTGCCGTGACGCTGAACATCGGGCTGTTCCTCAATGCCGTGGTGAAGTTCGCGATCGTGGCGGTGGCGCTCTTCGTCGTCGTCAAGGGCATCAACAAGATGCGCGCGATCGCGGAGGGCGAGAAGAAGGCCGCGCCGCCGCCGCCGCCCAGCAGCGAGGTCGTGCTGCTGACCGAGATCCGCGACCTTCTGGCCGCGAAGGCCGCGCCGAAGCCGTAAGACGACGCCCGTTTGCCGGGCAGGTGCCCGGACGACACATTTTCATGCCCCTTCGCGCGCGCCGGATTTCCCTCCGGCGCGCTTTTGCTTTAAGCGGATGGCGCCAGCCGGCCGGACGGCCGCTCCGGCAGGGACCGAAAGGTCGCCGGGGAGGAAAGTCCGGGCTCCACGGAAACACGGTGCCGGGTAACGCCCGGCGAGGGCGACCTCAGGGAAAGTGCCACAGAAAGCAAACCGCCCGCGCATGCGCGGGTAAGGGTGAAAGGGTGGGGTAAGAGCCCACCGCGGACCCGGCAACGGGGACGGCACGGTAAACCCCACCGGGAGCAAGACCGAATAGGGGCGGCGCGGGGGCGACCCCAGCCCGTTTCCGGGCCAGCCGCCCGGGTAGGTCGCGAGAGGCGTCCGGCAACGGGCGTCCCAGATGAATGGCCGTCGCGCGGGTCCCATGGGCCCGCCTTACAGAACCCGGCTTACAGGCCGGCTGGCACTCTCTCCTTTCTCGGTTCATTCCGCGAACATTTCCCCACCCTGCGCCGGGCCGGACGCCCCGCCGGCGGCGTTCGCGTGCGTTCGATCCGCCCATGCACACAACATCTGGACCTGCCCGAGGTTTCGACCACAAGGGCATGGATTTACGCGGTTTCAACCTTGTTCGTGATACGTGCTTGAGGTCGCCGCGTGGCGGTGGAATCCATATCGGTCCATTGACGCCCATGACCTCCCATGCTATCCCAAAATCCATCGGATCGAGGCGGTCGGGCGGACCTTCAGCGCTCGGTATCGGACTGATTTCGCCACACCGCCCGCGCCGAATTTCGTTCTTGTTGCGTCCTTTGCCGAGGGTCTCCGGCGTTCCCCGGTCGGTCCCGCGTCGCAACGCGATCTATTGGCGTGTTGTTGGCCGGGCAGGTGAGGCGATGCACGGATACGTGTCCCACTTCACGATGCGGCTCGACGCCAAGGGGCGGGTTTCCGTCCCCGCGCCGTTTCGCGCCGTGCTGGGACGGGATGGGTTCGAGGGGCTCTACTGCTTTCCCTCGCCGCATCAGCCAGCGGTGGATGCGGGCGGAAACCAGCTCATTGCCGAGATCGAACGGCGGCTCGGCGGTTTTCAATCGCTGACGGCCGAGCACGATTTCGTCGCGACCGCGCTGTTCGGCATCAGTGAAGTCCTGAAGATCGACGCCGAGGGACGCGTCACCTTGAGTGAATCCATCAAGACCCATGCCGGCATCACCAGCGAACTCGTGTTCGTCGGCCAGGGTTTCAAGTTCCAGATCTGGGAGCCGGAGCGCTTCGCAGCCCACCGTGCCGAAGCCATGCGCCGCGCGCTGGCGATGTTCCAGT
The window above is part of the Pseudoxanthobacter soli DSM 19599 genome. Proteins encoded here:
- the mscL gene encoding large conductance mechanosensitive channel protein MscL; this translates as MLKEFRDFAIKGNMLDLAIGVIIGGVFGAIVSSLVQDILMPPIGLALGGVDFTNMFVTLRDGTPPGPYVSLAAAQAAGAVTLNIGLFLNAVVKFAIVAVALFVVVKGINKMRAIAEGEKKAAPPPPPSSEVVLLTEIRDLLAAKAAPKP
- a CDS encoding division/cell wall cluster transcriptional repressor MraZ, translating into MHGYVSHFTMRLDAKGRVSVPAPFRAVLGRDGFEGLYCFPSPHQPAVDAGGNQLIAEIERRLGGFQSLTAEHDFVATALFGISEVLKIDAEGRVTLSESIKTHAGITSELVFVGQGFKFQIWEPERFAAHRAEAMRRALAMFQSGAAAAGERS